In Microbacterium binotii, one DNA window encodes the following:
- the aceA gene encoding isocitrate lyase, producing the protein MTSTAPFAQGPLRAGDMTQTATELQEIWNTDPRWDGVERTYSAEDVIRLRGSVREENTLARRGAENLWNLLHTEDYIRALGAYTGGQAVQQVRAGLKAIYLSGWQVAADGNLAGQTYPDQSLYPANSVPAVVRRINNALIRQDQIEHAEGEITQDWLAPIVADAEAGFGGPLNAYELAQSLISAGAAGIHWEDQLASEKKCGHLGGKVLVPTQQHIRTLNAARLAADVAGVPTVIIARTDALAADLLTSDVDPRDQEFTTGERTSEGFYRVRPGIDAVISRGLAFAPYADLIWVETGEPDIELARAFAAAIHERYPGKLLAYNCSPSFNWKRHLSDEQIATFQQDLADLGYKFQFITLAGFHAVNYAMFDLAAGYAERAMSAYVELQEAEFAAEARGYTATRHQREAGTGYFDHVSTALNPDSATLALAGSTETAQFH; encoded by the coding sequence ATGACCAGCACCGCCCCCTTCGCCCAGGGCCCGCTGCGCGCGGGTGACATGACGCAGACCGCCACCGAGCTGCAGGAGATCTGGAACACGGATCCCCGCTGGGACGGCGTCGAGCGCACCTACTCGGCCGAGGACGTCATTCGCCTGCGCGGCTCGGTGCGCGAGGAGAACACGCTCGCCCGCCGCGGTGCGGAGAACCTCTGGAACCTGCTGCACACGGAGGACTACATCCGCGCGCTCGGCGCCTACACCGGCGGACAGGCCGTGCAGCAGGTGCGCGCGGGCCTGAAGGCGATCTATCTGTCGGGCTGGCAGGTCGCCGCCGACGGCAACCTCGCCGGTCAGACCTACCCCGATCAGAGCCTCTACCCCGCCAACTCGGTGCCCGCTGTCGTGCGCCGCATCAACAACGCCCTCATCCGCCAGGATCAGATCGAGCACGCCGAGGGCGAGATCACGCAGGACTGGCTCGCCCCCATCGTCGCCGACGCCGAGGCCGGCTTCGGCGGCCCGCTGAACGCCTACGAGCTCGCGCAGTCGCTCATCTCCGCCGGCGCCGCCGGCATCCACTGGGAGGATCAGCTCGCGAGCGAGAAGAAGTGCGGTCACCTCGGCGGCAAGGTGCTCGTGCCCACGCAGCAGCACATCCGCACCCTCAACGCCGCGCGTCTGGCGGCGGATGTGGCGGGCGTGCCGACGGTCATCATCGCCCGCACCGATGCCCTCGCCGCAGACCTCCTCACGAGCGACGTCGATCCGCGCGACCAGGAGTTCACCACCGGCGAGCGCACCTCCGAAGGCTTCTACCGGGTGCGTCCCGGCATCGACGCGGTCATCAGCCGCGGCCTCGCCTTCGCGCCGTACGCCGACCTCATCTGGGTCGAGACCGGTGAGCCCGACATCGAGCTCGCCCGCGCGTTCGCCGCGGCCATCCACGAGCGCTACCCCGGCAAGCTCCTCGCCTACAACTGCTCGCCCAGCTTCAACTGGAAGCGGCACCTGAGCGACGAGCAGATCGCGACGTTCCAGCAGGACCTCGCGGACCTCGGCTACAAGTTCCAGTTCATCACCCTGGCCGGATTCCACGCCGTCAACTACGCCATGTTCGACCTCGCCGCAGGCTATGCGGAGCGCGCCATGAGCGCCTACGTCGAGCTGCAGGAGGCCGAGTTCGCCGCAGAGGCGCGCGGTTACACCGCCACCCGCCACCAGCGCGAGGCGGGCACGGGCTACTTCGACCACGTCTCGACCGCGCTCAACCCCGACAGCGCGACCCTGGCACTGGCCGGCTCCACCGAGACCGCCCAGTTCCACTGA
- a CDS encoding helix-turn-helix transcriptional regulator — MTIEEDPMTDDADALTIGRRIRQLRTAQGMTLDALAAAVDRAPSQLSMIENGKREPRLTLLRAIAKALGTTVDALLEAEPLDERAAMEIALQRAMKGQTFQALGIDAFRIGKAVPDEALRAMLALHGEIDRLRDERSATPEEARRANVELRDLMREQNNYFADLETEARAILDAVAHPGGPLTQRSASDIAAHLGFTLHYVPDLPQTTRSVADLKHGRLYLSSRVAAKGDARTAVLQALSSRILGHREPTSYAEFLRQRVETNYLTGALLVPESHVVPVLTDAKADRAISIEDLRDLYSVSYETAAHRFTNLATVHLGIPVHFLKVHESGTITKAYENDEVNFPADRLGAIEGQMCCRRWTSRVVFDVDDRFNPYYQYTDTGNGTYWCTARVEYSSEGAHSVSVGVRFEDTKWFLGRDTANRGVSRHSVEVCCRRAPAELESAWRENSWPNVRTPRTLLATLPTGAFPGVDTTEVYEFLEAHSPG, encoded by the coding sequence ATGACGATCGAAGAAGATCCGATGACCGACGACGCCGACGCCCTGACGATCGGGCGCCGCATCCGCCAACTGCGCACGGCGCAGGGCATGACGCTCGACGCGCTCGCCGCCGCGGTGGATCGTGCACCCAGCCAGCTGTCCATGATCGAGAACGGCAAGCGCGAGCCGCGTCTCACACTGCTGCGAGCCATCGCGAAAGCGCTCGGGACGACGGTCGACGCGCTGCTGGAGGCGGAGCCGCTCGACGAGCGCGCCGCCATGGAGATCGCGCTGCAGCGGGCGATGAAGGGCCAGACGTTCCAGGCACTCGGCATCGACGCATTCCGCATCGGCAAGGCAGTGCCCGATGAGGCGCTGCGGGCGATGCTGGCTCTGCACGGCGAGATCGATCGACTGCGCGACGAACGCTCCGCGACGCCCGAGGAGGCGCGGCGTGCGAACGTCGAGCTGCGTGATCTCATGCGCGAGCAGAACAACTACTTCGCCGACCTCGAGACCGAAGCGCGGGCGATCCTGGATGCGGTGGCGCACCCCGGCGGCCCGCTCACGCAGCGATCCGCCAGCGACATCGCCGCGCACCTGGGATTCACGCTGCACTACGTGCCCGATCTGCCGCAGACTACCCGCAGCGTCGCCGACCTCAAACACGGGCGTCTCTACCTTTCGAGCCGGGTCGCCGCGAAGGGCGATGCGCGCACGGCGGTGCTGCAGGCGCTGTCCAGCCGCATCCTCGGGCACCGGGAGCCCACGAGCTACGCCGAGTTCCTGCGTCAGCGGGTCGAGACCAACTACCTCACGGGCGCCCTGCTCGTGCCCGAATCCCATGTCGTCCCCGTGCTCACCGACGCCAAGGCCGACAGGGCGATCTCGATCGAGGACCTGCGCGACCTCTACTCGGTCTCCTATGAGACCGCCGCCCACCGCTTCACGAACCTCGCCACGGTGCACCTCGGCATCCCGGTGCATTTCCTCAAGGTGCACGAGTCGGGCACCATCACGAAGGCGTACGAGAACGACGAGGTGAACTTCCCGGCCGATCGGCTGGGCGCGATCGAGGGGCAGATGTGCTGCCGGCGGTGGACGAGCCGCGTGGTCTTCGACGTCGACGACCGCTTCAACCCCTACTACCAGTACACCGACACGGGCAACGGAACGTACTGGTGCACCGCCCGCGTCGAGTATTCGAGCGAGGGGGCGCACTCGGTCAGCGTCGGCGTGCGCTTCGAGGACACGAAGTGGTTCCTGGGGCGTGACACCGCCAACCGCGGAGTCTCACGACACTCGGTCGAGGTGTGCTGCCGCCGCGCACCGGCCGAGCTGGAGAGCGCCTGGCGGGAGAACTCCTGGCCGAACGTCCGCACGCCCCGCACTCTGCTCGCGACCCTGCCCACCGGAGCCTTCCCCGGCGTCGACACCACCGAGGTCTACGAGTTCCTCGAGGCGCACTCGCCGGGCTGA
- a CDS encoding glucoamylase family protein: MRKTTRFVLATASAAVLAMTTAAPAIADAVPAGHGHGHGHDHSETRTLERYAADTWASLVAMTDPGTGLPSDNIDGALQAAGAYTSPTNIGGYLWSTVTARDIGLIDRREARERMRATLDTLDRLERNVGSGMFYNWYDPATGAKLTTWPDSGDPVEPFLSTVDNGWLAASLRIVREADPSLARQADALYRSMDFGAFFDPAGAAGLPAGTNRGGFWDSPPTGCSVEAPMYNGSGETAYYTCHHYDTTVSESRIATYLGIANGQIPPTALYGTHRTMPPGCDWAWQEQLPTGTTRTYSGFDVWEGVYSYDGMSFVPSWGGSMFEALMPDLLIPETEWGQNSWALNHPITVAVQERHGDDAGYGYWGFSPASDPFGGYAEYGVELAGMRSDGYTSDREKTDVDVDRPGCSVGTNPDPQFGDGVVTPHASFLALPYDREGALENLSRIEDDLGAYGPGGFYDAVAVHSGTIAERYLSLDQSMIMAAIGNELTGDSLKDYVVDRGMENRLRPAMQAQVFSSSWGDSDGR; this comes from the coding sequence ATGAGAAAGACGACCCGCTTCGTGCTGGCCACCGCATCCGCTGCGGTGCTGGCGATGACGACCGCGGCGCCCGCGATAGCGGATGCGGTGCCCGCAGGCCACGGTCACGGGCACGGCCACGACCACAGCGAGACCCGCACGTTGGAGCGCTACGCGGCCGACACCTGGGCATCGCTGGTCGCGATGACCGATCCGGGCACCGGCTTGCCGTCGGACAACATCGACGGCGCGCTGCAGGCGGCGGGCGCCTACACCTCGCCGACGAACATCGGCGGCTACCTGTGGTCGACGGTGACCGCCCGCGACATCGGGCTGATCGATCGGCGGGAGGCCCGCGAGCGGATGCGGGCGACCCTCGACACGCTCGATCGGCTGGAGCGCAACGTCGGCAGCGGCATGTTCTACAACTGGTACGACCCGGCGACCGGCGCCAAACTGACGACCTGGCCCGACTCCGGCGACCCGGTCGAGCCGTTCCTGTCCACGGTCGACAACGGCTGGCTCGCCGCATCCCTGCGCATCGTGCGCGAGGCGGATCCGAGTCTGGCCCGCCAGGCGGATGCCCTGTACCGGTCGATGGACTTCGGCGCCTTCTTCGACCCGGCGGGCGCGGCAGGGCTGCCGGCCGGCACGAACCGCGGCGGGTTCTGGGACTCCCCGCCCACGGGCTGCAGCGTCGAAGCGCCCATGTACAACGGCTCGGGTGAGACCGCGTACTACACGTGTCATCACTACGACACGACGGTGAGCGAGAGCCGCATCGCGACCTATCTGGGCATCGCGAACGGGCAGATCCCGCCGACGGCGCTGTACGGCACGCATCGCACGATGCCGCCGGGTTGCGACTGGGCCTGGCAGGAGCAGCTGCCCACCGGCACCACGCGCACCTACTCGGGTTTCGACGTCTGGGAAGGCGTCTATTCCTACGACGGCATGAGCTTCGTGCCCAGCTGGGGCGGCAGCATGTTCGAGGCGCTCATGCCGGATCTGCTGATCCCCGAGACCGAGTGGGGGCAGAACTCGTGGGCGCTGAACCATCCGATCACGGTCGCGGTGCAGGAGCGGCACGGGGACGACGCCGGCTACGGCTACTGGGGCTTCTCGCCCGCCAGTGATCCGTTCGGCGGCTACGCCGAGTACGGCGTCGAGCTCGCGGGGATGCGCTCGGACGGCTACACCTCCGATCGCGAGAAGACCGACGTCGACGTCGACCGACCAGGCTGCTCGGTGGGCACCAACCCCGACCCGCAGTTCGGTGACGGCGTGGTGACCCCGCACGCGAGCTTCCTCGCGCTGCCCTACGATCGCGAGGGCGCCCTCGAGAACCTCTCGCGCATCGAGGACGACCTCGGCGCGTACGGTCCCGGCGGCTTCTACGACGCGGTCGCGGTGCACAGCGGCACGATCGCCGAGCGCTATCTCTCGCTGGACCAGTCGATGATCATGGCCGCCATCGGCAACGAGCTGACCGGCGACAGCCTCAAGGACTACGTCGTGGACCGCGGCATGGAGAACAGGCTCCGCCCCGCGATGCAGGCGCAGGTGTTCAGCTCGAGCTGGGGCGATTCGGACGGTCGATGA
- a CDS encoding TetR/AcrR family transcriptional regulator — translation MSTPDEPNGGEEAAQDAASSRPRGRRGSYAKGLARRQQIVEEALVVFARSGFDAGSLRAIARGVGMTPAGLLHHFSSKEELFVEVLRQRDERIRAAVGDPAEHRLIEQSADVVAYNQSAPRGLSALYTTVAADAIDRAHPAHEEFVDRYRASAASAERIIAAGQAAGEIRADVDPARAGRLISAVMDGLQQQFLLDDEVDMIALFDEFVRGYLRPL, via the coding sequence GTGAGCACACCCGATGAGCCGAACGGGGGGGAGGAGGCGGCGCAGGATGCTGCCTCCTCCCGCCCCCGCGGCAGGCGCGGCAGCTACGCGAAGGGGCTCGCGCGTCGCCAGCAGATCGTCGAGGAGGCCCTCGTCGTGTTCGCCCGCAGTGGGTTCGACGCGGGGTCCCTGCGGGCGATCGCCCGGGGCGTGGGGATGACCCCGGCGGGTCTGCTGCATCACTTCTCGAGCAAGGAGGAGCTCTTCGTCGAGGTTCTCCGCCAGCGCGACGAGCGCATCCGAGCGGCGGTCGGCGACCCCGCGGAGCACAGACTCATCGAACAGAGCGCGGATGTGGTCGCCTACAACCAGAGCGCTCCGCGCGGCCTCTCCGCGCTGTACACGACGGTGGCCGCGGATGCGATCGATCGCGCCCATCCCGCGCACGAGGAGTTCGTCGACCGCTACCGCGCCTCCGCCGCATCCGCCGAGCGCATCATCGCAGCGGGGCAAGCCGCAGGGGAGATTCGCGCCGACGTCGACCCCGCGCGCGCCGGCCGGCTGATCAGCGCCGTGATGGATGGTCTTCAGCAGCAGTTCCTCCTCGACGATGAGGTCGACATGATCGCTCTCTTCGACGAGTTCGTGCGCGGCTATCTCCGTCCGCTCTGA